The following coding sequences are from one Musa acuminata AAA Group cultivar baxijiao chromosome BXJ1-6, Cavendish_Baxijiao_AAA, whole genome shotgun sequence window:
- the LOC135676538 gene encoding uncharacterized protein LOC135676538, which produces MTHHAITNNKRSISRSFFDNSTIAFSSSMERFPAGADVNGDSPAGSPSKDPPFLYRARTLDSLDAVKQRAYRFDGLGNYVDKAWDLSEAAACPKEFHWYHVELPRGNVKGFRNPRLAVSTQCLIDALCPPLKLQDILALSSNGPFCAHVDGALIFRINSPGPAASDFTLRLAARVTESSVITVSLGRVPRLGFSPTGQSLLSEIPKVERCSGDDDGASDKADGGSGRVVIPMHVLEFLLTMNHSEEADNPVPRSVSNLLVHIVDTHVDHLQDIVTRLEMELDSVELELDKGGSLLKKQMLDDRRFPKMHLNLQRLLQVVSHGEQVFPRVKEKCATKSWFANEDIIALEELISRLRRLKENLGFIVNRVTAVQAGLDSWQSEQINRKLYYLSFLSIIFLPLSIVTGIFGMNVGGVPWTGQRDPELQDGFINVMILCAMVVFLLLLCFIFPSLYAHISAWQRKHSLKWSWSINGKSFLRRNPPNGIRRISANGSWRSDYLPI; this is translated from the exons ATGACCCACCACGCCATAACAAACAACAAGAGATCGATCTCCCGTTCCTTCTTCGACAACTCCACCatcgccttctcctcctccatggAGCGTTTCCCGGCCGGGGCCGATGTCAACGGCGACTCCCCCGCCGGCAGTCCCAGCAAAGACCCCCCCTTCCTCTACCGCGCCCGCACCCTGGACTCCTTGGACGCCGTCAAGCAGCGCGCCTACCGATTCGACGGCCTCGGCAACTACGTCGACAAGGCCTGGGACCTCTCCGAGGCCGCCGCCTGCCCGAAGGAGTTCCACTGGTACCACGTTGAGCTCCCTCGCGGCAATGTCAAGGGCTTCCGCAACCCGCGGCTCGCCGTCTCCACCCAGTGCCTCATCGACGCCCTCTGCCCGCCCCTCAAGTTGCAGGACATCCTCGCCCTCTCCAGCAATGGGCCCTTCTGCGCGCACGTCGACGGCGCGCTCATCTTCCGCATCAACTCCCCCGGCCCCGCCGCCTCCGACTTCACCCTCCGCCTCGCCGCCCGCGTCACCGAGTCCTCCGTCATCACCGTCTCCCTCGGCCGCGTGCCCCGCCTCGGATTCTCCCCCACCGGCCAGTCCCTGCTCTCCGAGATTCCCAAGGTCGAGCGTTGCAGCGGAGACGACGATGGCGCCTCGGACAAGGCCGACGGCGGGTCCGGCAGGGTCGTCATTCCGATGCACGTCCTCGAGTTCTTGCTCACCATGAACCATTCGGAGGAGGCCGACAACCCGGTGCCCCGGAGCGTGTCCAATCTGCTGGTGCATATAGTCGACACTCATGTGGATCATTTGCAGGACATTGTCACCAGGCTTGAGATGGAATTGGATTCGGTCGAGCTTGAATTGGATAAAG GGGGTTCCTTACTAAAGAAACAAATGCTGGACGACCGAAGATTCCCAAAGATGCATCTGAACTTGCAACGTCTTCTACAG GTAGTTTCTCATGGGGAGCAAGTGTTCCCACGTGTTAAAGAGAAGTGTGCAACCAAGAGTTGGTTTGCAAATGAAGATATCATTGCTCTAGAAGAGCTAATTAGTCGTCTTAGGAGGCTAAAAGAGAACTTGGGATTTATTGTAAATCGTGTCACAGCAGTTCAGGCAGGTCTCGATAGTTGGCAGTCAGAACAGATAAACAGAAAGCTGTACTATCTTTCTTTTCTCTCAATCATCTTTCTTCCATTGTCTATAGTCACTGGAA tttttggaatgaatGTAGGAGGTGTACCATGGACTGGACAAAGAGATCCTGAATTACAGGATGGGTTTATTAATGTCATGATCCTATGTGCCATGGTAGTGTTTCTTCTTCTGTTATGCTTCATCTTCCCATCTCTTTATGCACATATATCTGCTTGGCAAAGAAAACATTCCTTGAAATGGAGTTGGTCTATCAATGGAAAATCATTCTTGCGAAGAAATCCTCCAAATGGCATTCGAAGGATTTCGGCAAATGGAAGTTGGAGAAGTGATTACTTGCCCATTTAG